A genomic window from Planococcus rifietoensis includes:
- a CDS encoding NUDIX hydrolase, translating to MKKFEEKTIHSERLYEGKVINLKVDDVTLPNGKQSKRELIEHPGAVAVIALTGEKKIIMVEQYRKALERSLVEIPAGKLEPGEAPEYTAMRELEEETGYSADKLEKVISFSTSPGFADEVVHVFFASGLHRAVNDAVTDDDEFVELLEVTVEEAQGMIDNERIFDAKTAYAVQWVKNYLSDKN from the coding sequence ATGAAGAAATTTGAAGAAAAAACAATTCATAGTGAACGTTTATATGAGGGAAAGGTCATTAATTTGAAAGTTGACGACGTGACACTGCCAAATGGCAAACAGTCGAAGCGAGAATTGATCGAACACCCGGGAGCGGTAGCGGTCATCGCATTGACGGGTGAAAAGAAAATCATCATGGTTGAACAATACCGCAAAGCGCTAGAGCGCTCACTTGTCGAAATTCCGGCGGGTAAACTGGAACCTGGCGAAGCTCCGGAGTACACAGCCATGCGCGAGCTGGAGGAAGAGACAGGCTATTCAGCGGACAAGCTCGAAAAAGTGATCAGCTTTTCGACATCTCCGGGATTTGCTGATGAAGTAGTGCATGTTTTCTTCGCGAGCGGCTTGCACCGAGCGGTCAACGACGCCGTGACGGATGACGACGAATTCGTGGAATTACTGGAAGTGACGGTAGAGGAAGCACAAGGCATGATCGATAACGAACGGATTTTTGACGCCAAAACCGCTTACGCTGTGCAATGGGTTAAAAACTACTTATCAGATAAGAATTAA
- a CDS encoding Fur family transcriptional regulator, with the protein METRIDRIKKQLHAASYKLTPQREATVRILLDHEEDHLSAEDVYLLVKDIAPEIGLATVYRTLELLTELKIVDKINFGDGVSRYDLRQEGAAHFHHHLVCLECGAVDEIQEDLLEDVETVVEKRWNFQIKDHRLTFHGICWRCNDSGADKPEKDA; encoded by the coding sequence ATGGAAACAAGGATAGATCGTATAAAAAAGCAATTACACGCTGCGAGTTATAAGCTGACGCCACAGCGTGAAGCAACGGTACGAATTTTATTGGATCATGAAGAAGACCATCTAAGTGCTGAGGATGTCTATCTTTTGGTCAAGGACATCGCACCGGAAATCGGCTTGGCTACGGTATACCGTACATTGGAACTTCTGACCGAATTGAAAATTGTCGATAAAATAAATTTTGGGGATGGCGTTTCCCGTTATGATTTGCGTCAGGAAGGCGCAGCACACTTCCATCATCATCTGGTCTGCCTAGAGTGCGGAGCGGTGGATGAAATACAGGAAGACTTGCTTGAAGATGTCGAAACAGTCGTGGAAAAGCGCTGGAATTTCCAGATCAAAGACCACCGTCTGACTTTTCATGGCATTTGCTGGCGCTGCAATGATTCGGGTGCTGATAAGCCGGAAAAAGACGCTTAA
- a CDS encoding aldo/keto reductase → MKYNTLGTSGFEVSEIALGCMSLPEDPKQAGAIIDEAIDNGVTYFDTADFYGKGQNEEIVGAALGNRRKDIILASKVGNEWSEDSDEVQWNPTKAYIKEQIHNSLRRLKTDYLDLYQLHGGMISDNSEETIEAFEELKKEGLIRAYGISSIRPNVIRRFLNNSEIASIMMQYSLLDRRPEEFLPEIGQAGRSVIARGSLAKGLLTAEGFTRAEKMGDYLQYGPDQLTATLKKLSAIHDNVHALALHSVLSDSTVAAAVTGASNPGQLRETLQAYQQTVTAQQVEEAKKATRLDRYEQHRD, encoded by the coding sequence ATGAAATACAATACACTGGGAACCAGCGGATTTGAAGTCAGTGAAATTGCACTTGGCTGCATGTCCCTGCCGGAAGACCCGAAACAAGCAGGAGCCATAATTGACGAAGCAATAGACAATGGCGTCACTTATTTTGACACTGCCGATTTTTATGGCAAAGGACAGAACGAGGAAATCGTTGGGGCCGCACTTGGCAACCGGCGCAAAGACATCATCCTCGCGAGCAAAGTGGGCAATGAATGGTCGGAAGACTCGGATGAAGTCCAATGGAACCCGACGAAAGCATATATCAAAGAACAAATCCATAACTCGCTGCGCCGCCTAAAAACGGATTACTTGGATTTGTACCAGCTTCACGGGGGGATGATCTCCGATAACTCAGAAGAAACGATTGAAGCGTTCGAGGAATTGAAAAAAGAAGGCTTGATCCGTGCTTACGGGATCTCATCCATTCGGCCGAATGTCATCCGGCGCTTTTTGAACAATAGTGAGATTGCTTCCATCATGATGCAGTACAGCCTCCTTGACCGGCGCCCTGAAGAATTCTTGCCGGAGATCGGTCAAGCCGGCCGTTCTGTCATTGCACGCGGCAGTTTGGCAAAAGGCTTGCTGACGGCTGAAGGTTTCACACGCGCTGAGAAGATGGGCGACTATCTGCAGTATGGACCGGATCAGCTGACGGCTACGTTGAAAAAGCTTTCGGCCATCCATGACAATGTCCATGCACTCGCCCTGCATTCGGTGCTGTCAGATAGTACCGTAGCTGCAGCGGTCACAGGAGCGAGCAACCCTGGGCAATTACGCGAAACGCTGCAAGCTTACCAACAGACTGTCACTGCACAGCAGGTTGAAGAAGCCAAGAAAGCGACGCGGCTGGACCGCTATGAACAACATCGCGATTAA